The genomic DNA GTTTTCCAATGACTCATGAAGAGATGTCTATGACAACCTACCAACTCACTCTTAATCAAACCGTCCAGTTTTCAAAAGAAGTGCCATGCAGATTCAAGGCAGTTGTCCACCAAAAATCACTACCAAATTGCCAAGAACACCCGCGAAACAACGCACAGAACACTCAACAATCTGCGCACATCACCACGCCAGACAATCCTGAACAATCAGGATTCCCTGTCAAGTAGCGATGAGCAAGATGCCTATACGGACTTTATTTCCTCCGAAGAGGAGACCAGCCACCAGAGTGACTTCTCGCTCAGCAGTCGAAATTTACTTTCTGTGTCGAATTTTTGCACGCATACGGCGTTTTTTTCGACCTAGCTTCCGGCGACCTTTGCCTGATTTCTTAACACCCATTCGATTCATTCCTCCAATGACAATACTGATTCACTTGAACTGGAAAATTTCCAGCGATGACATTCCGCAGGCAAACAGGCCTGAGGATTACTTTGAACACATGACTATTCGAGTCTACAAGAGACTTGAAACGCTCATATGCTCGTTTCCCTCACACTAGGCGAGGGTTACCCATTTTAGACACAAATCCCAGAACCTACAAGGTTTAACAAGAATTGTCTGTCGACTTAGAAGCTCAACCTCGCTTCAAACAGTGACATTTACAATAATCTCGGCAGAGCCAAGTCACAGTGATCACTGATTATTCGGACATGATCACGATTGGTCTGCAGTAATCTCGCTGCATCCTGGTTTGTCGTTTTCCTCCCCCGATGACTCACCGAGGGCGATATCGACACTGAAAACCAATTTGAAAGATGCTCTAAGCGATCGCCAAATAGACTGCAGCTGCAAGTGCTCCACCCACGAGCGGACCGACAACGGGAACCCAGGAGTAATTCCAATCGCTGTCCCGTTTCCCTTGAATGGGTAGCAATGCGTGAACCAGTCTCGGCCCAAGATCGCGAGCTGGATTGATGGCGTAACCTGTGGTCCCACCTAATGACAGCCCGATCCCGAAGACAAGCATCCCAACGGGCAACAGTCCTAACGCTCCTAACCCTAAACGAGGATCGGTCTCTGCTGGTGCGTCTCCATGAATCAGGCTGGGGACCGCCATCAGAAAAATGGGAAGTATAAGTGCGAACGTTCCGACAACTTCACAGAAGAACGCCTGAGGCAAATTGCGAATAGCGGGAGAGGTGCAGAAACAGGCGAGCTTCGCGTCGGCATCTTCAGTCACATTGAAATGCTCGTGATAAAAACAATAAACCAACGCGGCCCCCAGGATGGCTCCCAGAAACTGCGCAATGATGTATCCGACAGCTTCTCCAATTGCGAGCTTTCCGGCGACGGCCATTGCCACAGTGACAGCTGGATTGAGATGTGCCCCACTGAAATCCGCGGCACAAAACGCCCCAATAAAAACTGCGACACCCCAGCCAGCACTGATGACAATCCACCCCGAATCGTTTCCTTTTGTTCTCGCTAACACAACATTGGCGACAACACCGTTCCCGAAGAGGATCAGAAGTGCAGTCCCGATGACCTCAGCTGTCAATGCATTCATTCTCGCCTCACTTTCTCAACAGATTTCAAATCCAAGGAATTGGCATTCTGACACGAAGAAAGAAAACATGCGAGCAAGCACGAAAGAGATTTTTGATGCGACAGACTGGCCTTGAATCCCTTGGGAGTGAAAACGCGACCAGAGAGGTTCTTCCGTCTGGACAAGCAACATTCTCCCGCAGGAACTCAGAGGTCTTTTCCAGACTTTCAAAATCAAGATACTTGACTTGATCTGGAGCGGGTTGCCGTTTGATAAAGAGCCACGCCGACCACGGCATTTGGAACCCCGACGAGCAACAGGCTGACGACATCTGCAGGCGTAGTGAGCATCGCGACCAGAAAAAAAAACGGGATGATCGCAATCCATCTCGGCCCTCTCATAAGCCAGACCGGAATCGAAATAGCGAAACAGATAATGACAAAGAGCAACTCAATCGCACCGACAGACATCTCGCACCTCAATCAATTGATTGCTTGATGAGCCAACGAATCCTGCAAGTACATCACTTACCTGAAACGGTGGACACCAGAGAAGAGGAGTCCTGTGAGTCTCTCAGAATTTGCATTGCAGAGACTGCTCACAGACAATGTCCACCCGGTCGGCCCGATTGCATCAGGCGCATTGAGCGATGAATTCAGCCTAAGCTGTGAAATGAGCAGCGTCAAGACTGAAGCAAAGCCACTCTTTTTACGGCCTGGTCAACATGGGATGAATTTCAGCGTCAGACCAATTCTGGAATTGGCTGACCACCTTCGGTGATAATTGGAATGGGTCGTCCCTGATGATCAATCCAGTGAGCCCCCAGATCAATCCCAAGGTGTTGAAATGTTGTGGCTGCCAAGTCTTGCGGTCGGACGGGACTCGTTAAGACCGATCCACCGCGGCGGTCTGTGGAGCCTATTGTCTGACCATGCTGCAAGCCACCGCCTGCCATGACCATCGACATCACGCTCGTCCAGTGATCACGACCCGCTTCTTTATTGATGACTGGTGAGCGACCGAATTCTCCCATCATCATGACGAGAGTGTCATCAAGTAATCCACGTTGTTCCAAGTCCGTCACCAAAGCATAGAGCGCTCGATCAACACGTGGGATGAGTGGTTTCAGTCCCTTCTCGATTCCGCCCCAGCGAACGTTGTCCCCATGGTGATCAAAGTACCCCCACGCTCCACTGACGAGTACAAAAGTCACTCCCGATTCAACAAGCCGGCGGGCCTGTAACGCTTTCTGACCAACACTTTCCCGACCGTAGAGGTCTTTGGTTTCATCGCTCTCTTTCGATAAATCGAATGCGGCTTCGACTTTTCCCGAGAGCATCATTTCGTATGCGGACTGAGTATGTTGATCGAACTGGTCCATGACTCCATCGCGATCAAGGCCTGATCGCATCTTGTTGAAATGCTGCCGCAACTGGGCCCGTTCCGTAAGGCGTGAGGCCTCAAAACCAGCGGGCATTTTGAATTTGCCAGCGAGTTCCAAACCTTTCACGGGAGAGAATTCACGCCCCATGTTTCCCGCTTCCCAGACATCGGCTGCCCAGGAATTAGCAAGCCCGACAAACGCAGGCATATCGGGGTCATTCGCCCCTTTGAATTTTGCGGTGATCGATCCCATCGACGGGTATCCGGCCCCATCTTTTCCATCATTCGTTCTTCGTGCCAGTGGATTTCCGGCTTGCATCGTAATTGGCGTGTGGTTACTCGCGGAGCAATCGACGGAACGAATGACTGACAACTTGTCGGCAATCGATGCTTGCAACGGTAGATGTTCCGTGAAGGAGACTCCGGGGATCTTGGTAGAGATATCTGGGAACGGGCTGCGAATTTCCGGAGGAGCAAGTGGTTTGGGGTCCCACATGTCGATCTGACTGGGGCCACCAGAAAGCCAGAACAGGATGACAGCTTTCCGGTCGCGATCGGGTTTCTCGATCTGTGATTCCGCTTGAAGCTTCTTGATGGATGCCAATGAGAGCCCACCAAATCCTGCTAATCCCGTTTGCAGAAACCATCGTCGCGACCGGACCTTAAGTAGATCGTTTGCTGCAGGGGCAAAGGGAGAGATCTCAGAATGTTTCCGGTGATGTGAACTGTGGGAACTCATGGCGTTACCCTTTAGGTACTAAGACCACTGCGAGTTTTATGACGTGTGAGGAATTGGGAACTGGTACGTCGGTGGGAATCTAATGTGGGATTCAATCAAATCAGAGTCGACCTGAGTCACTGCACAATTCACTGAAACATTGCGATTCCTTCAACATCAAGAAGTCGCTGCACAGTTGAAAGTGTGCGAAAGTGACCGGATCTTTTTGACACCTGCGAAAGCATCAACAAACTCCATTGAAAGTCTACTTCATGAAACTCTCGGCATCCAGAGTAGATTCACATCAATCTTTCTCGCGGCGCATTTCGAAAAGAAAGCGTGAGGGCGGTGAAGGTTTGACCTTCCCCCATTTTCGCCGTGTGGCAGCTCTGGAAAGTGTCAGAGAGTTCTGAGCGCGAGTGACGCCGACGTATGCCAGCCGCCTCTCTTCCGCAATTTCAGCTTCTGTTCCGTCGATCGTCCGTTTGTGCGGAAGCAAGCCTTCCTCCATGCCGACAAGATAGACCCTTGGAAATTCAAGA from Thalassoglobus polymorphus includes the following:
- a CDS encoding MIP/aquaporin family protein; protein product: MNALTAEVIGTALLILFGNGVVANVVLARTKGNDSGWIVISAGWGVAVFIGAFCAADFSGAHLNPAVTVAMAVAGKLAIGEAVGYIIAQFLGAILGAALVYCFYHEHFNVTEDADAKLACFCTSPAIRNLPQAFFCEVVGTFALILPIFLMAVPSLIHGDAPAETDPRLGLGALGLLPVGMLVFGIGLSLGGTTGYAINPARDLGPRLVHALLPIQGKRDSDWNYSWVPVVGPLVGGALAAAVYLAIA
- a CDS encoding DUF1501 domain-containing protein codes for the protein MSSHSSHHRKHSEISPFAPAANDLLKVRSRRWFLQTGLAGFGGLSLASIKKLQAESQIEKPDRDRKAVILFWLSGGPSQIDMWDPKPLAPPEIRSPFPDISTKIPGVSFTEHLPLQASIADKLSVIRSVDCSASNHTPITMQAGNPLARRTNDGKDGAGYPSMGSITAKFKGANDPDMPAFVGLANSWAADVWEAGNMGREFSPVKGLELAGKFKMPAGFEASRLTERAQLRQHFNKMRSGLDRDGVMDQFDQHTQSAYEMMLSGKVEAAFDLSKESDETKDLYGRESVGQKALQARRLVESGVTFVLVSGAWGYFDHHGDNVRWGGIEKGLKPLIPRVDRALYALVTDLEQRGLLDDTLVMMMGEFGRSPVINKEAGRDHWTSVMSMVMAGGGLQHGQTIGSTDRRGGSVLTSPVRPQDLAATTFQHLGIDLGAHWIDHQGRPIPIITEGGQPIPELV